In Thermodesulfobacteriota bacterium, a genomic segment contains:
- a CDS encoding 2Fe-2S iron-sulfur cluster-binding protein has protein sequence MKTYQVKLHTPEGTAHLEVREDEYILDAAYEAGYDIPSMCLQGFCLTCASRLLRGKVDQSEAVRFYPEDEKEGYVLICSAKPLSDLCIKTHQKKEMQNHRKKYGLPYPHG, from the coding sequence ATGAAGACCTACCAAGTAAAGCTACATACACCGGAAGGAACAGCGCACCTAGAGGTTCGGGAAGATGAATATATTCTGGATGCCGCATACGAGGCGGGTTATGATATTCCCTCTATGTGCCTACAGGGTTTTTGCTTGACCTGCGCGTCGAGGTTGTTGAGGGGTAAGGTGGATCAATCCGAGGCTGTTCGCTTCTACCCCGAGGATGAAAAGGAGGGATACGTCCTTATCTGCAGCGCTAAGCCGCTATCCGACCTCTGCATAAAAACCCACCAAAAAAAGGAGATGCAAAATCATCGTAAAAAGTACGGCCTGCCCTACCCCCATGGCTGA
- the nhaA gene encoding Na+/H+ antiporter NhaA, whose translation MSKESKEIMDTSQKSSMEWILRPFQEFTGLEASAGILLFLCTVVALVWANSPWSDGYFNLWQTKLQVGIGGFLLDKPLILWINDGLMAMFFFVVGLEIKREILVGELSSPKQAALPIAAAIGGMVTPAIIYLVFNGGKAGASGWGIPMATDIAFALGALAILGKRVPVSLKIFLTSVAIVDDIGAVLVIAFFYTSQIYWSNLIVGAAFLAALLATNRAGVRNPLVYAALGIGGLWLAFLMSGVHATIAGVLAAMTIPARARIGKEEFLERGRNLLDEFKDVGGGGSILTSKQQHEVVEAIESASKLAQTPLQRLEHALHPWVIFGVMPVFALANAGVNLGGGLAALFTNPVALGILFGLVLGKQVGVTLFSWFAVRIGIATLPSGVSWLKIYGVGWLAGIGFTMSLFIAGLAFEDDEILSVAKLGILTASLIAGVGGWVILRNTGKENKRPPGLVEN comes from the coding sequence ATGAGTAAGGAAAGCAAGGAAATAATGGACACATCACAAAAATCATCTATGGAGTGGATACTGCGTCCTTTTCAGGAATTTACCGGGCTTGAAGCATCCGCGGGCATATTACTTTTCCTCTGCACCGTCGTGGCGCTGGTCTGGGCTAATTCGCCCTGGTCTGACGGCTATTTCAATCTGTGGCAGACAAAGCTCCAGGTGGGGATTGGGGGCTTTCTTTTGGACAAGCCTCTTATACTTTGGATCAACGATGGATTGATGGCTATGTTCTTTTTTGTCGTTGGACTGGAGATAAAGCGTGAGATACTGGTCGGCGAATTATCTTCGCCGAAACAGGCAGCGCTTCCCATCGCTGCGGCAATTGGCGGTATGGTTACGCCAGCTATTATCTATCTTGTATTCAATGGAGGAAAGGCCGGTGCTTCCGGATGGGGAATCCCGATGGCTACTGACATTGCTTTTGCATTGGGGGCGTTAGCCATTTTAGGCAAGAGGGTGCCGGTATCCCTCAAGATATTTCTGACATCTGTTGCTATTGTGGATGATATAGGAGCGGTTTTGGTCATTGCCTTTTTCTACACTTCTCAAATCTACTGGTCAAATTTGATTGTGGGCGCGGCCTTTTTGGCAGCCCTTCTGGCAACCAATCGCGCTGGAGTTCGCAATCCACTCGTATACGCTGCCCTGGGTATAGGGGGGCTCTGGCTTGCGTTCCTCATGTCCGGAGTACACGCGACCATAGCCGGAGTGCTTGCAGCAATGACCATTCCGGCTAGGGCCAGAATCGGTAAAGAGGAATTTCTGGAAAGAGGCCGTAACCTACTCGATGAATTCAAAGACGTCGGTGGAGGCGGGAGCATCCTTACCAGCAAGCAGCAACACGAAGTTGTGGAGGCTATAGAATCAGCCAGCAAGTTAGCTCAAACGCCACTACAAAGATTGGAACATGCTTTACATCCATGGGTAATATTTGGAGTCATGCCCGTTTTTGCGCTTGCCAATGCCGGGGTTAATTTGGGCGGGGGTCTCGCCGCATTGTTCACAAATCCGGTAGCACTGGGCATATTGTTTGGGCTGGTTCTCGGCAAACAGGTTGGAGTTACGCTCTTTTCCTGGTTTGCCGTGCGGATAGGCATAGCCACCTTACCTAGCGGTGTTAGTTGGTTGAAAATCTATGGAGTGGGTTGGCTGGCCGGAATCGGTTTTACTATGTCTCTCTTCATAGCTGGTCTGGCCTTTGAGGACGATGAAATTCTCTCGGTAGCTAAACTAGGAATTCTGACCGCATCGCTCATCGCTGGGGTCGGAGGATGGGTGATTCTTAGAAATACCGGCAAAGAGAATAAACGGCCCCCTGGTCTTGTTGAAAATTAA
- a CDS encoding lysylphosphatidylglycerol synthase domain-containing protein, with amino-acid sequence MENKKGLTETLKRLSPVTGIIALLVLSYFVSWKEVFARFKEVDLLYLAPSILFNTAFIVFEAIRFRYILGAYRLEKLLRVFSLSRLVAVGTIHLAGEGVLLGAFKLSGFSLKSALSAILHLRFLDLGVICLVVGIYGDTYFYFSISLIGLTLIATIIWRRRNFDSLREVILSSLFMYLFFALSVLASAKAVGIDIGKIDVIRVSAVSVLSQFLPVTPMGLGTRDLSLIALLSSFGVSKEKALVFSWIEFIAISVISLALIYLVSLIWEKLNDKNNAVNRMS; translated from the coding sequence ATGGAGAATAAAAAAGGTTTGACCGAGACCTTAAAACGGCTTTCCCCCGTAACCGGAATAATCGCTTTATTGGTCCTTTCCTATTTTGTCTCATGGAAAGAGGTTTTCGCCAGATTCAAAGAGGTAGACCTTCTCTATCTTGCGCCGTCCATACTGTTCAATACTGCTTTTATAGTATTCGAGGCAATAAGATTCAGATATATACTGGGGGCCTACCGGCTGGAAAAACTTCTCCGGGTGTTCAGTTTGTCAAGACTGGTGGCTGTAGGAACGATTCATCTGGCCGGGGAGGGGGTGCTTCTTGGCGCTTTCAAACTAAGCGGTTTTTCACTGAAGTCAGCATTATCCGCCATTTTACATCTTAGGTTTCTCGACCTCGGTGTGATATGTCTTGTGGTCGGTATTTACGGAGATACATATTTTTATTTCTCTATCTCTTTAATTGGGTTAACTCTAATTGCAACGATTATCTGGAGGAGAAGGAATTTTGATTCGCTAAGGGAAGTAATCTTAAGCTCTCTGTTTATGTATCTATTCTTCGCCCTTAGTGTTTTGGCTTCGGCTAAGGCGGTGGGGATAGATATAGGTAAAATAGATGTCATTCGCGTCAGTGCGGTGAGCGTTCTTTCTCAGTTTCTTCCGGTAACCCCTATGGGGCTGGGGACGAGGGACCTTAGCTTGATTGCGCTTCTCTCTTCTTTCGGTGTCTCTAAAGAGAAAGCCCTCGTATTTTCGTGGATAGAATTTATTGCCATATCGGTAATATCGCTTGCCTTAATTTATTTAGTGAGCCTGATTTGGGAAAAATTGAATGATAAAAATAATGCGGTGAATAGAATGAGCTAA